From Cellulosimicrobium sp. ES-005, one genomic window encodes:
- a CDS encoding ABC transporter ATP-binding protein: MAAGLAVRDVVVRYGGRGAGGAGTDPGTTAVAGVTLDVAPGEVLALLGPSGCGKSSLLRAVAGLEPVAAGSVAWDGRDLTGVPVHRRGFGLMFQEGQLFPHRDVAGNVAYGIGGLPRAARDARVAELLDVVGLAGYERRAVATLSGGERQRVALARSLAPRPRLLLLDEPLSALDRGLRERLALDLREALRATGTTAVFVTHDHDEAFTVADRVAVMDAGRLLQVAPPEDLWRAPASRRVAEFLGYQAFVPCGDVSVLAIGPRGLRLVPAEVPAPSDDTWAATVVGSVFRRGAVEVTVDVVLPGADPGAPARLVALAGARADAGHEPGARVHVAPDPAGCAVVPG, translated from the coding sequence GTGGCCGCCGGGCTCGCGGTGCGCGACGTCGTCGTGCGGTACGGCGGGCGCGGCGCCGGGGGAGCGGGCACGGACCCCGGCACGACGGCGGTCGCGGGCGTCACGCTCGACGTCGCGCCCGGCGAGGTGCTCGCCCTGCTCGGGCCGAGCGGGTGCGGCAAGTCGAGCCTGCTGCGCGCCGTCGCGGGGCTCGAGCCGGTCGCCGCGGGCTCCGTGGCGTGGGACGGCCGCGACCTCACGGGAGTCCCCGTGCACCGGCGCGGGTTCGGGCTCATGTTCCAGGAGGGCCAGCTCTTCCCGCACCGCGACGTCGCGGGCAACGTCGCCTACGGGATCGGGGGTCTGCCGCGCGCCGCGCGCGACGCGCGCGTGGCCGAGCTGCTCGACGTCGTCGGGCTGGCCGGGTACGAGCGGCGCGCCGTCGCGACCCTCAGCGGGGGCGAGCGCCAGCGGGTCGCGCTCGCGCGGTCCCTCGCGCCGCGTCCGCGGCTCCTCCTGCTCGACGAGCCGCTCTCCGCGCTCGACCGCGGGCTGCGCGAGCGCCTCGCGCTCGACCTGCGCGAGGCGCTGCGCGCCACCGGCACGACGGCCGTCTTCGTCACCCACGACCACGACGAGGCGTTCACCGTCGCCGACCGCGTCGCCGTCATGGACGCGGGCCGGCTCCTCCAGGTCGCGCCGCCCGAGGACCTGTGGCGAGCCCCCGCCTCGCGCCGCGTCGCGGAGTTCCTCGGCTACCAGGCGTTCGTCCCCTGCGGCGACGTGAGCGTGCTCGCGATCGGGCCGCGCGGGCTGCGGCTCGTGCCCGCGGAGGTCCCGGCGCCGTCCGACGACACGTGGGCCGCGACGGTCGTCGGCAGCGTGTTCCGGCGAGGAGCGGTCGAGGTCACGGTCGACGTCGTCCTCCCCGGCGCCGACCCCGGCGCACCGGCCCGCCTCGTGGCGCTCGCGGGTGCCCGTGCCGACGCAGGGCACGAACCCGGTGCCCGCGTGCACGTCGCGCCCGACCCGGCGGGCTGCGCCGTCGTCCCGGGCTGA
- a CDS encoding DUF4235 domain-containing protein, giving the protein MSDDVTAGTHPPEKTGGKAAKILYRPVGLASSIVGGLVAGQVFKQVYKRVTPGHRTDAPKPLESEYRLREILVAALIQGAIFAAVKALIDRGGARAFERWTGEWPGD; this is encoded by the coding sequence ATGAGCGACGACGTGACGGCGGGGACGCATCCCCCGGAGAAGACCGGCGGCAAGGCCGCGAAGATCCTCTACCGCCCCGTGGGGCTCGCCAGCTCGATCGTGGGCGGGCTCGTCGCGGGGCAGGTGTTCAAGCAGGTCTACAAGCGCGTGACCCCGGGCCACCGGACGGACGCGCCCAAGCCGCTCGAGTCCGAGTACCGGCTGCGCGAGATCCTCGTCGCGGCGCTGATCCAGGGCGCCATCTTCGCGGCGGTCAAGGCACTCATCGACCGCGGTGGCGCGCGCGCGTTCGAGCGCTGGACGGGGGAGTGGCCCGGCGACTGA